Proteins found in one Hypericibacter terrae genomic segment:
- a CDS encoding nucleotide sugar dehydrogenase yields the protein MKISIFGLGYVGAVSVGCLAARGHQIVGVDVNPTKTAFIARGESPVIEAKIGDLIAKAVREGRLTGTTDGPAAVAVTDLAFVCVGTPSQQNGNLDLTYVRAVCEEIGSALKARKDFFVVVMRSTVLPGTTRDVVIPLLERASGKKAGVDFGVCFNPEFLREGTAVDDFFNPPKTVIGATDERSRKTLAGLYDGIDAPMIHTDIEIAEMVKYADNAWHALKVGFGNEMGAIAKALGIDGHKVMDIFCQDTKLNISPKYLKPGFSFGGSCLPKDLRALNYRARRLDLELPILTSVIPSNERHTSSGLRMIAEQGHRRIGVLGLSFKAGTDDLRESPMVNVVENLIGKGYDVRIFDRNVKLAGLMGSNKSYLLNHIPHIYNLVVDSIDAVMDHAETVVIGNNDPSHDEVFEKVKNGQVIVDFARIGNRTSDGGQYHGICW from the coding sequence GTGAAGATCAGCATTTTCGGACTCGGTTATGTTGGCGCGGTCTCGGTGGGTTGCCTGGCCGCGCGCGGCCATCAGATCGTCGGCGTCGATGTCAATCCGACCAAGACGGCCTTCATCGCGCGCGGCGAATCCCCGGTGATCGAGGCCAAGATCGGCGATCTGATCGCCAAGGCCGTGCGCGAGGGCCGGCTCACCGGCACGACCGACGGGCCCGCCGCGGTCGCCGTCACCGACCTCGCCTTCGTCTGCGTCGGCACCCCCAGCCAGCAGAACGGCAATCTCGACCTGACCTATGTCCGCGCGGTGTGCGAGGAGATCGGCAGCGCCCTCAAGGCGCGCAAGGATTTCTTCGTGGTGGTGATGCGCAGCACCGTGCTGCCGGGCACGACCCGCGACGTGGTGATTCCGCTGCTGGAGCGCGCCTCGGGCAAGAAGGCCGGCGTCGATTTCGGCGTCTGCTTCAATCCGGAGTTCCTGCGCGAAGGCACGGCGGTCGACGACTTCTTCAATCCGCCCAAGACCGTCATCGGCGCCACCGACGAGCGCAGTCGCAAGACCCTCGCCGGTCTCTATGACGGCATCGACGCGCCGATGATCCATACCGACATCGAGATCGCCGAGATGGTGAAATATGCCGACAACGCCTGGCATGCGCTCAAGGTCGGCTTCGGCAACGAGATGGGCGCCATCGCCAAGGCGCTCGGCATCGATGGCCACAAGGTCATGGACATCTTCTGCCAGGATACCAAGCTCAACATCTCGCCCAAATATCTGAAGCCAGGCTTCTCCTTCGGCGGGTCCTGCCTGCCGAAGGACCTGCGTGCGCTCAACTACCGCGCCCGCCGGCTCGATCTCGAACTGCCGATCCTGACCTCCGTCATCCCCAGCAACGAGCGCCATACCAGCAGCGGCTTGCGCATGATCGCCGAGCAGGGCCATCGGCGCATCGGGGTGCTGGGCCTGAGCTTCAAGGCTGGCACCGACGATCTGCGCGAGAGTCCGATGGTGAACGTGGTCGAGAACCTGATCGGCAAGGGCTACGACGTGCGCATCTTCGATCGCAACGTCAAGCTGGCCGGGCTGATGGGCTCGAACAAGAGCTATCTGCTCAACCACATCCCGCATATCTACAACCTGGTGGTGGACAGCATCGACGCCGTCATGGATCACGCCGAGACCGTGGTCATCGGCAACAACGATCCCAGCCACGACGAGGTCTTCGAGAAGGTCAAGAACGGACAAGTGATCGTCGATTTCGCCCGCATCGGCAATCGCACGTCGGATGGCGGGCAATATCACGGCATCTGCTGGTGA
- a CDS encoding glycosyltransferase family 4 protein, translating into MMARSESSRRVLIVVQNLPVPFDRRVWLEATSLTKAGYGVSVICPKAKGFNRSFERLEGVDIYRYGLPIDAKGALGFVAEFLWCFIRTWMKSLRVAFRGRGFDVIHACNPPETYWALAWFWRPFGKRFLFDHHDLSPEMYAAKFDRSDGAMYRGLLFLERMTFRTADQIITTNESHKRIAVERGGMRPDQVHIVRSGPDLARFKRYPADPSWRNGKRHLVVYLGEICKQDGVDYMLRALKELRERGRDDIQAVFVGGGPHQPEIKAYAQTLGLADMTTFTGRVSDEDLCRILSSADIGVDPDPKNDWSDKSTMNKIMEYMYFGLPIVAFDLRETRFSAQEAALYAPANAETAMASLIAQLLDDEPRRKLMADFGQRRLRESLAWEHSVPVLLGAYDVLFAPAGSTEAAGAARLDQRPSERG; encoded by the coding sequence ATGATGGCCCGATCCGAATCCTCGCGTCGCGTCCTCATCGTCGTCCAGAACCTGCCGGTTCCCTTCGACCGGAGGGTCTGGCTCGAAGCCACCAGCCTGACCAAGGCGGGCTACGGCGTCAGCGTGATCTGCCCCAAGGCCAAGGGCTTCAACCGCAGCTTCGAGCGGCTCGAGGGCGTCGATATCTATCGCTACGGCCTGCCGATCGACGCCAAGGGCGCCTTGGGATTCGTGGCCGAGTTCCTCTGGTGCTTCATCCGGACCTGGATGAAGAGCCTGCGGGTCGCGTTCCGGGGCCGCGGCTTCGACGTCATCCATGCCTGCAACCCGCCCGAGACCTATTGGGCGCTGGCCTGGTTCTGGCGTCCCTTCGGCAAACGCTTCCTGTTCGATCATCACGATCTCTCGCCCGAGATGTATGCGGCGAAGTTCGATCGCAGCGACGGCGCCATGTATCGGGGCCTGCTGTTCCTCGAGCGGATGACCTTCCGCACCGCCGACCAGATCATCACCACCAACGAAAGCCACAAGCGCATCGCGGTCGAGCGCGGCGGGATGCGGCCGGACCAGGTCCATATCGTGCGGTCGGGCCCCGATCTGGCGCGCTTCAAGCGCTATCCGGCCGATCCCTCCTGGCGCAACGGCAAGCGCCATCTCGTGGTCTATCTGGGCGAGATCTGCAAGCAGGACGGGGTCGACTACATGCTGCGCGCGCTCAAGGAGCTGCGCGAGCGCGGCCGCGACGACATCCAGGCGGTCTTCGTCGGCGGCGGCCCGCATCAGCCGGAGATCAAGGCCTATGCGCAGACGCTGGGCCTCGCCGACATGACGACCTTCACCGGCCGGGTCAGCGACGAGGATCTCTGCCGCATCCTGTCCTCGGCCGATATCGGCGTCGATCCCGACCCGAAGAACGACTGGTCGGACAAGAGCACCATGAACAAGATCATGGAGTACATGTATTTCGGCCTGCCGATCGTCGCCTTCGACCTGCGCGAGACCCGCTTCTCGGCGCAGGAGGCGGCCCTCTATGCGCCCGCCAATGCCGAGACGGCGATGGCGTCGCTGATCGCGCAGCTGCTCGACGACGAGCCGCGTCGCAAGCTGATGGCCGATTTCGGCCAGCGCCGCCTGCGCGAGAGCCTCGCCTGGGAACATTCGGTGCCGGTCCTGCTGGGCGCCTATGACGTGCTCTTCGCGCCTGCCGGATCGACCGAGGCTGCGGGCGCGGCGCGTCTCGACCAGCGACCGTCCGAGAGAGGCTGA
- a CDS encoding endo-1,4-beta-xylanase, with the protein MSGRGSIVMGGRSGLIGRRRLIAAGAAATALGVLRPLRGLQAAPPASFSGRNLESLPPLRELVQNRGVKFGSHNQFRFTNKDPDFAAAYARECGVLHNGWDFMWRACHKTPDSYTFSDADWMMDYAAKNNMKAGGHCLVWYQDIPDWLRNLSTVDGAKRAMVDHINAVVGRYRGKIYHWVVVNEIFAPVPNAIYRSSYWLDVLGPGYIDLAFRTAAAADPDAILILNDTHLTADSSFNDAQRKKVLDQLRAFKAAGTPIHALGIQAHIKTTEGLDSEKIRAFVQAVGQLGLKVMFTELDVLDNMLPYDFAQRDEQVAQLYYKTIGPALTEKAVDAVFTWGLVDKQSWYNAPNAGANFRRNDGQPNRPLPLDDQLKRKPCWAALAEAFKPGAIG; encoded by the coding sequence ATGAGCGGCCGGGGGTCAATCGTGATGGGCGGCCGTTCGGGCTTGATCGGACGTCGGCGCCTGATTGCGGCCGGCGCCGCCGCGACGGCGCTGGGCGTGCTGCGGCCCTTGCGCGGGCTGCAGGCTGCGCCGCCGGCGAGCTTCTCGGGCCGCAATCTGGAATCGCTGCCGCCGTTGCGCGAGCTGGTGCAGAACAGAGGGGTCAAATTCGGCTCGCACAACCAGTTCCGTTTCACCAACAAGGATCCCGATTTTGCGGCCGCCTATGCGCGCGAATGCGGGGTGCTGCATAACGGCTGGGATTTCATGTGGCGTGCCTGCCACAAGACCCCCGACAGCTACACCTTCTCCGATGCCGACTGGATGATGGACTATGCGGCCAAGAACAACATGAAGGCCGGCGGCCACTGCCTGGTCTGGTATCAGGACATCCCAGACTGGCTGCGCAACTTGTCGACCGTCGACGGCGCCAAGCGCGCGATGGTCGATCACATCAACGCCGTGGTCGGACGTTATCGCGGCAAGATCTATCACTGGGTCGTGGTCAACGAGATCTTCGCGCCCGTGCCGAATGCGATCTACCGTTCATCCTATTGGCTGGACGTGCTGGGGCCGGGCTATATCGATCTGGCGTTCCGCACCGCGGCGGCCGCCGACCCCGACGCGATCCTGATCCTGAACGACACCCACCTGACCGCCGACAGCTCTTTCAACGACGCGCAGCGCAAGAAGGTGCTGGATCAGTTGCGGGCCTTCAAGGCAGCGGGAACCCCGATCCATGCCCTGGGCATCCAGGCGCATATCAAGACGACCGAGGGGCTCGATTCCGAGAAGATCCGCGCCTTCGTCCAGGCGGTCGGCCAGCTCGGGCTCAAGGTGATGTTCACCGAGCTCGACGTGCTCGACAACATGCTGCCCTACGATTTCGCGCAGCGCGACGAGCAGGTGGCCCAGCTCTACTACAAGACGATCGGCCCGGCGCTGACCGAGAAGGCCGTCGACGCGGTCTTCACCTGGGGCCTGGTCGACAAGCAGAGCTGGTACAACGCGCCCAACGCCGGTGCCAATTTCCGCCGCAACGACGGACAGCCTAACCGTCCCCTGCCGCTGGACGATCAGCTCAAGCGCAAGCCCTGCTGGGCGGCGCTCGCGGAGGCCTTCAAACCGGGGGCGATCGGGTGA
- a CDS encoding sulfotransferase family 2 domain-containing protein, with protein sequence MSTSPSPESPPALPPLLRHGLNPDPEARPLARQTYERMRLYAARALRSLRRPLAYNCLYMHVPKCAGTSVTDAMRSLCPLQKRIGMILARPSRRATALQSGRPEWNIHEDGPESQVIFAYREHLMLYYMADDAPLVCGHFLFSELAHTAFGDRYRFVSVLRNPLDRLVSNYADARLGNYIDMPFAAYLDSEVGWRHATVMLRYFSGRAIIPPAGIGEAMTAARTNLEKFALVGFTDRLPDFAAGFAGVFGAPLRLHHMRSGRFQKPEIDRSARARMEQLCAGDLEFYEHARRRFIA encoded by the coding sequence ATGTCGACCTCGCCATCGCCCGAGTCTCCCCCCGCTTTGCCGCCCTTGCTGCGGCATGGGCTCAATCCCGATCCCGAAGCGCGGCCGCTGGCGCGGCAGACCTACGAGCGGATGCGCCTCTATGCGGCCCGCGCGCTGCGTTCGCTGCGCCGGCCGCTCGCCTACAACTGCCTCTATATGCATGTGCCCAAATGCGCCGGGACCTCGGTCACGGACGCCATGCGCAGCCTCTGCCCCCTGCAGAAGCGGATCGGGATGATCCTGGCGCGCCCCTCGCGCCGGGCGACCGCGCTGCAATCGGGGCGGCCGGAATGGAACATCCACGAGGACGGACCCGAATCGCAGGTGATCTTCGCCTATCGCGAACATCTCATGCTCTATTACATGGCCGACGACGCGCCCCTGGTCTGCGGCCATTTCCTCTTCAGCGAGCTGGCGCATACCGCCTTCGGCGACCGTTATCGCTTCGTGTCGGTGCTGCGCAATCCCCTCGACCGGCTGGTGTCGAACTATGCCGACGCACGGCTCGGGAACTACATCGACATGCCGTTTGCGGCCTATCTCGATTCCGAGGTGGGCTGGCGTCATGCCACCGTGATGCTGCGCTATTTCAGCGGGCGGGCGATCATCCCGCCCGCGGGCATAGGCGAGGCGATGACGGCCGCGCGCACCAATCTGGAGAAATTCGCCCTGGTCGGCTTCACCGACAGGCTGCCCGACTTCGCGGCCGGCTTCGCCGGCGTCTTCGGCGCGCCGCTACGGTTGCATCATATGCGCTCCGGCCGTTTCCAGAAGCCGGAGATCGACCGCAGTGCGCGCGCCCGGATGGAGCAGCTCTGCGCGGGAGACCTGGAGTTCTATGAGCATGCACGTCGCCGCTTCATCGCCTGA
- a CDS encoding lipopolysaccharide biosynthesis protein → MSMHVAASSPDRPGPAAIAAPAEPADPALSKVATFKSFVRWSAVVFLLRVGGTALTYVTYILLARWMGAAELGNYVFAFSACMVVSSLTTLGYPASAVRFVRQAAARDQRDEVAGFLKRGNQLSFIASIVAMLGGLAFLWWRQGTGGMDGALALAFVGVPLFAILQLHSSYAQSISNFTAAFLPSNFLRQLFLLLIVVAWQLLWGGLSASLVMLFTVAMLPFLLLGQHVYIDRGLKPLRKGASPTYRTWFWTRTSLELQLLVLFTTYFQEMSLTIAGFFLPSEDMAVYSACFRTANLISFGLYAINAILSPQASHLIANKNAAGLQSLVARATQLRFWPSLAAVAVLVVAGQQILHVFGPDFARGQLTLVILGVSQLVIAAAGPVTQILTLSGHQTQSLLAFAISLVATLALNALLLPLFGMLGGAVASLLVTLIWNLWLHRIVVRHVGITPSVLSLRHCFSGGGKTAMPGSAP, encoded by the coding sequence ATGAGCATGCACGTCGCCGCTTCATCGCCTGACCGGCCGGGTCCCGCCGCCATCGCCGCGCCCGCCGAGCCGGCCGACCCCGCGCTGAGCAAGGTCGCGACCTTCAAGTCGTTCGTGCGCTGGTCGGCGGTCGTGTTCCTGCTGCGCGTCGGCGGCACGGCCCTGACCTACGTCACCTATATCCTGCTGGCCCGCTGGATGGGGGCGGCCGAGCTGGGTAATTATGTCTTCGCCTTCTCGGCCTGCATGGTGGTGTCGTCGTTGACGACGCTGGGCTATCCCGCCTCGGCGGTCCGCTTCGTCCGCCAGGCGGCGGCGCGCGACCAGCGCGACGAGGTGGCGGGCTTCCTCAAGCGCGGCAACCAGCTTTCCTTCATCGCCAGCATCGTCGCCATGCTGGGTGGCCTGGCCTTCCTCTGGTGGCGGCAGGGAACCGGCGGCATGGACGGCGCGCTGGCGCTCGCCTTCGTCGGCGTGCCCCTCTTCGCGATCCTCCAGCTCCATAGCAGCTACGCCCAGTCGATCTCGAATTTCACCGCGGCCTTCCTGCCCTCGAACTTCCTGCGTCAGCTCTTCCTTCTGCTGATCGTGGTGGCCTGGCAATTGCTCTGGGGCGGCCTCTCGGCTAGCCTGGTGATGCTCTTCACCGTCGCGATGCTGCCCTTCCTGCTGCTGGGCCAGCATGTCTATATCGACCGCGGCCTGAAACCGCTGCGCAAAGGCGCGTCCCCGACCTACCGCACCTGGTTCTGGACCCGAACCAGCCTCGAGCTGCAGCTCCTGGTGCTGTTCACGACCTATTTCCAGGAAATGAGCCTCACCATCGCCGGCTTCTTCCTGCCATCGGAGGATATGGCGGTCTATAGCGCCTGCTTCCGCACCGCCAACCTGATCAGCTTCGGGCTCTATGCCATCAACGCGATCCTGTCCCCGCAGGCCTCGCATCTGATCGCCAACAAGAACGCAGCCGGACTGCAGTCGTTGGTGGCGCGCGCCACCCAGCTGCGCTTCTGGCCGTCGCTGGCGGCGGTGGCGGTGCTGGTCGTGGCGGGGCAGCAGATCCTGCATGTCTTCGGACCCGACTTCGCGCGCGGCCAGCTGACGCTGGTCATCCTGGGCGTGAGCCAGCTCGTGATTGCGGCCGCGGGGCCGGTGACGCAGATCCTGACTCTCTCGGGCCACCAGACCCAGAGCCTGCTGGCCTTCGCGATCTCGCTGGTCGCGACCCTGGCCCTGAACGCGCTGCTGCTGCCGCTCTTCGGGATGCTTGGCGGAGCAGTGGCGTCGCTGCTGGTCACGCTGATCTGGAATCTCTGGCTGCACCGGATCGTGGTCCGCCATGTGGGGATCACGCCCTCGGTCTTGAGCCTGCGCCATTGCTTTTCAGGCGGCGGCAAGACCGCCATGCCCGGCTCGGCGCCCTGA
- a CDS encoding glycosyltransferase family 2 protein — translation MSQVSIVICTFNRPALMAKAVRSCVAQEGLPANTIAIHVVDNSADGNAAAQVQALATSSPVPITYVGERRSNIARARNAGIAASDAPFIAFLDDDEEASPRWIAGLLATIERTGADVAFAPVLPQFEAGQPPAWDPEALLFKRDMGLPDGTPAPLHATGASRGGGTGNCMLRRATCIGSGEPFDPGFGVTGGEDTDFFMGLSRAGRRFVWCASAPVSEFVPAARSRLDYMARRTFRQNQSYVRLRKKNSARPLLVTANLMARGAVQLGLWSLLAVLGRLARRGDASRAWIKMNAGAGKLLWARAADKHS, via the coding sequence ATGAGCCAAGTCAGCATCGTGATCTGCACCTTCAACCGGCCTGCCCTGATGGCGAAGGCGGTTCGCTCCTGCGTGGCGCAGGAAGGCCTGCCCGCGAACACGATCGCCATCCACGTCGTCGACAACAGCGCCGACGGCAATGCAGCCGCGCAGGTTCAGGCGCTGGCCACGTCCAGCCCGGTTCCGATCACCTATGTCGGCGAGCGGCGCTCCAATATCGCGCGCGCGCGCAATGCCGGCATCGCCGCCAGCGACGCGCCCTTCATCGCCTTCCTCGACGATGACGAGGAGGCCAGCCCGCGCTGGATCGCCGGGCTGCTGGCGACGATCGAGCGCACCGGTGCCGACGTCGCTTTCGCCCCGGTGCTGCCGCAGTTCGAGGCCGGCCAGCCGCCGGCATGGGATCCGGAGGCGCTTCTCTTCAAGCGCGATATGGGACTGCCGGACGGCACGCCGGCCCCCTTGCACGCGACCGGGGCCTCGCGCGGCGGCGGCACGGGCAATTGCATGCTGCGGCGCGCGACCTGCATCGGCTCGGGCGAGCCCTTCGATCCCGGCTTCGGCGTCACCGGTGGAGAAGACACCGACTTCTTCATGGGGCTGTCCCGTGCCGGCCGCCGCTTCGTCTGGTGCGCCAGCGCACCCGTGAGCGAGTTCGTGCCGGCGGCGCGCAGCCGGCTCGACTACATGGCGCGCCGGACCTTCCGGCAGAACCAGAGCTATGTGCGGCTGCGCAAGAAGAACAGCGCGCGGCCATTGCTGGTGACAGCCAATCTGATGGCCCGGGGTGCCGTCCAGCTGGGGCTCTGGAGTCTCCTGGCCGTCCTCGGACGCCTGGCCCGCCGCGGCGACGCTTCGCGCGCCTGGATCAAGATGAATGCCGGCGCCGGCAAGCTGCTCTGGGCACGCGCCGCCGACAAGCATAGCTGA
- a CDS encoding class I SAM-dependent methyltransferase translates to MRLISPPHARQIRALPHLADGTYRNLDIDGTIDFMTRRYVTPMAQRYDLSEVTLADGAAGYGWLSIAFLLRGGRDAILIDPDAQRLENAEEICHILGVANRCRFVNRTLQDTGLENDSVDIFASIETLEHVGRPNVRNCLSEIARITTGLVVLTTPNRLFPVVAHDTGLPFAHWLPRPLRRLYARPFGRLSQENGNRFLAPWDLQPLTRKFEPDSRIATFRTLDELKRFYPHYLPYGPDPAHRLRQRPNPLLWRYQTVIATLLSTRSYWLAPNLASVWVRRETA, encoded by the coding sequence ATGCGCCTGATCAGTCCACCGCACGCCCGGCAGATCCGGGCCCTGCCGCATCTGGCCGACGGCACCTACCGCAATCTCGATATCGACGGCACGATCGATTTCATGACGCGCCGCTATGTGACGCCGATGGCGCAGCGCTACGACCTGAGCGAGGTGACGTTGGCGGACGGCGCGGCGGGCTATGGCTGGCTCTCGATCGCGTTCCTCCTGCGCGGCGGGCGCGATGCGATCCTGATCGATCCGGATGCCCAGCGCCTGGAGAACGCGGAAGAGATCTGCCACATCCTGGGCGTCGCCAATCGCTGCCGCTTCGTCAATCGGACGCTGCAGGATACGGGCCTGGAGAACGACAGCGTCGATATCTTCGCCTCGATCGAGACGCTCGAGCATGTCGGCCGGCCCAATGTCCGCAACTGCCTGTCCGAGATTGCGCGCATTACGACGGGCCTGGTCGTTCTGACAACGCCGAACCGATTGTTCCCGGTGGTGGCGCATGACACGGGGCTGCCCTTCGCCCATTGGCTGCCGCGCCCGCTGCGCCGCCTCTATGCGCGGCCGTTCGGACGCCTGTCGCAGGAGAATGGCAACCGCTTCCTGGCGCCCTGGGATCTGCAGCCCCTGACGCGGAAGTTCGAGCCCGACAGCCGGATCGCCACCTTCCGCACCCTCGACGAGCTCAAGCGCTTCTATCCGCACTACCTGCCCTATGGACCCGATCCGGCCCATCGATTGCGGCAGCGCCCCAATCCGCTGCTCTGGCGCTATCAGACGGTCATTGCCACTCTGCTCAGCACGCGCTCCTATTGGCTGGCACCCAACCTCGCCTCCGTGTGGGTCCGTCGGGAAACAGCCTGA
- a CDS encoding glycosyltransferase, with translation MSYRIAVLHQGFVPTYRARFFEQLNARGGAEYVVFHGNPPTGSGWQAAPEPLQFPNVRVDNREIPLGRWRAIYQPVVQRILTDRFDAVVMGHELKFLSNLLLALRARQRRLPVIFWGFGYHAKVGMGFTAKSSGLAFGMVSQVKDLLARQADGYLAYTEGGAENLRRIGMPDDRVWVVRNTIDVEAQTRLHAKYLQTDRAELRQQLGLKPDSVVLLYIGRLLPAKQVDLLIQAVRRINSMQLSRQPVEVLIIGDGPAAESLQGRAVNLPSVRFLGALYDQDQVARYMRVAAAMVIPGFVGLAVNHAFAQGVPVITRDHALHSPEIEYLRNGENGLIVPGDMEDFAHVLARFVDSPEIQQRLAAGALRSREELHLDHMVERFDQAVLATVRRAQGADLRSAA, from the coding sequence ATGAGCTATCGAATCGCCGTTCTGCATCAAGGTTTCGTGCCGACCTATCGCGCGCGATTCTTCGAGCAGTTGAATGCGCGCGGCGGCGCGGAATATGTCGTCTTTCACGGCAATCCGCCGACCGGCAGCGGCTGGCAGGCGGCGCCCGAGCCGCTCCAGTTCCCCAATGTGCGCGTGGACAATCGTGAAATCCCGCTCGGGCGCTGGCGTGCGATCTATCAACCCGTCGTGCAGCGGATCCTGACCGATCGGTTCGATGCCGTGGTGATGGGCCACGAGCTTAAATTCCTCTCCAACCTGCTGCTGGCCTTGCGTGCGCGTCAGCGTCGCTTGCCTGTGATCTTTTGGGGATTTGGCTATCACGCCAAGGTCGGCATGGGCTTCACGGCAAAGTCCTCGGGCCTCGCCTTCGGCATGGTTTCGCAGGTGAAGGATCTGCTGGCACGCCAGGCCGACGGCTATCTGGCCTATACCGAGGGCGGGGCCGAGAATCTCCGGCGTATCGGCATGCCCGACGACAGGGTCTGGGTGGTGCGCAACACCATCGACGTCGAAGCGCAGACACGGCTTCACGCGAAATATCTGCAGACCGACCGGGCCGAATTGCGTCAGCAACTCGGACTGAAACCGGATTCGGTGGTGCTGCTCTATATCGGACGGCTGTTGCCGGCCAAGCAGGTCGATCTCCTGATCCAGGCCGTCCGCCGCATCAATTCCATGCAGCTCAGCCGCCAGCCGGTCGAGGTGCTCATCATCGGCGACGGTCCTGCGGCCGAGAGCCTGCAGGGCCGCGCCGTCAACCTGCCCTCGGTCCGCTTCCTGGGCGCGCTCTACGACCAGGACCAGGTGGCGCGCTATATGCGCGTCGCGGCGGCGATGGTGATTCCGGGTTTCGTCGGCCTCGCGGTCAATCACGCCTTCGCGCAAGGTGTTCCCGTGATCACCCGCGACCATGCGCTGCACAGCCCGGAGATCGAGTATCTGCGCAACGGCGAGAATGGACTGATCGTGCCCGGCGACATGGAGGATTTCGCCCATGTGCTGGCGCGCTTCGTCGATTCGCCCGAGATCCAGCAGCGCCTGGCGGCGGGCGCGCTCAGATCCCGCGAGGAGCTGCATCTCGATCACATGGTCGAGCGCTTCGATCAGGCCGTGCTCGCGACGGTGCGCCGCGCGCAGGGCGCGGATTTGCGCAGCGCCGCCTGA